The Brassica oleracea var. oleracea cultivar TO1000 chromosome C6, BOL, whole genome shotgun sequence genome includes a region encoding these proteins:
- the LOC106298022 gene encoding pentatricopeptide repeat-containing protein At1g29710, mitochondrial — MVLLWCGKIKLSKPYLALATQTGSCWFISQSASYHHHHHSLITNGITKTITRPKQHLTWHTWTQNPILGQHRIIIGHDVFIEKFDGFCTHGNLREAIGVLDFLQNNGYTIDLITLLRLAKLCDRPEALEIAKCVHERIVSLSPPSDVSSCNAIIEMYSRCCGSVDAAKMFHEMFEKNTETWCVMRRCLVSNGYGDEAISFFTRFKREGNKLDGEIFKEIFSAYALTGDVKKGLIQFEAMQKDYGIKPSMEHYNDVTKMLATSGHLDEALSFNEKMPVEPSVDVWETLMNFSRVHGDVELGDRCAELVEKLDDTRLDKVSSAGLVANVNYKYNRTNDIDTSRPETDMIYEMLESLQLQMLEMGYVPSTREWRNERVEKENKQEWTFGYKEEVAVVKKLLDSRPRSSVTVISTFRICQDSHDALKLMSEITGRQLIERDSKKFHQFGKGICSGKLVS; from the exons ATGGTGCTGTTATGGTGCGGAAAAATCAAACTTTCGAAACCCTACCTAGCTTTGGCAACACAGACAGGAAGCTGCTGGTTCA TAAGTCAAAGTGCTTCCTACCATCATCATCATCATAGCCTGATAACCAATGGCATCACGAAGACCATCACTCGGCCTAAACAACACTTAACGTGGCACACATGGACACAAAATCCAATCCTAGGACAACACAGAATTATTATTGGTCACGATGTTTTTATCGAGAAGTTCGATGGGTTTTGCACTCATGGTAATTTGAGAGAAGCTATAGGGGTTTTAGATTTCTTACAAAATAATGGTTACACTATTGATTTGATTACACTTTTAAGGTTAGCGAAACTATGCGATAGACCAGAAGCTTTGGAAATAGCAAAGTGTGTTCATGAGCGCATTGTTTCTCTGTCTCCTCCCTCTGATGTTAGCTCTTGTAACGCCATAATCGAGATGTATTCTCGTTGTTGCGGATCTGTTG ATGCAGCCAAGATGTTCCACGAGATGTTTGAGAAGAACACGGAGACTTGGTGTGTTATGAGGAGGTGTTTAGTCAGCAACGGTTATGGTGACGAAGCCATTAGTTTCTTTACTCGTTTTAAACGAGAAGGGAACAAACTAGATGGAGAGATATTTAAAGAAATCTTTTCTGCATATGCTTTGACCGGAGATGTTAAGAAGGGATTAATACAATTTGAAGCTATGCAAAAAGATTATGGAATCAAACCTTCCATGGAACATTATAATGATGTTACCAAAATGCTGGCAACTTCTGGTCACTTGGACGAGGCACTAAGCTTTAATGAGAAAATGCCAGTGGAGCCAAGTGTTGACGTGTGGGAAACGCTAATGAATTTTTCTAGGGTTCATGGAGATGTGGAGCTTGGAGATAGATGCGCTGAGTTGGTTGAGAAGTTGGATGACACAAGGTTGGACAAAGTTTCAAGTGCAGGTCTTGTAGCAAATGTGAACTATAAATATAACAGAACAAATGATATCGATACTTCACGTCCAGAAACGGATATGATCTACGAGATGCTAGAGAGTCTGCAGTTACAAATGCTAGAAATGGGTTATGTTCCTAGCACTAGAGAGTGGCGTAATGAACGCGTGGAGAAGGAGAATAAGCAAGAATGGACTTTTGGCTACAAAGAAGAAGTCGCGGTTGTTAAGAAGCTTCTTGACTCGAGGCCTCGATCTTCAGTGACCGTGATAAGTACTTTTCGCATTTGCCAAGATTCCCACGATGCATTGAAGTTAATGTCAGAGATAACTGGCAGACAGCTGATTGAGAGAGATTCAAAGAAATTTCACCAGTTCGGTAAAGGCATCTGCTCGGGCAAGCTGGTGAGCTGA